The Microcoleus sp. FACHB-672 genome window below encodes:
- a CDS encoding PEP-CTERM sorting domain-containing protein (PEP-CTERM proteins occur, often in large numbers, in the proteomes of bacteria that also encode an exosortase, a predicted intramembrane cysteine proteinase. The presence of a PEP-CTERM domain at a protein's C-terminus predicts cleavage within the sorting domain, followed by covalent anchoring to some some component of the (usually Gram-negative) cell surface. Many PEP-CTERM proteins exhibit an unusual sequence composition that includes large numbers of potential glycosylation sites. Expression of one such protein has been shown restore the ability of a bacterium to form floc, a type of biofilm.) codes for MKKSLLSLLAIAGSLTSLGVIALPGKAATFLYFKSNPGSFIGGGLTKTLTSTDGTFSASRIYNSPPFFDSKNGVEILFSAFDQPEAGENSIFNYGRLIFTAPENAVLTPGTYQNATRWPFQPTQQPGLNVSLGNRGCNQLMGNFVVKEAIYGTDGQPERFSADFEQSCEGSILSGQIRFNSSDETPNASVPEPTMLLGLLAIGGMLVSHRKRFNET; via the coding sequence ATGAAAAAATCACTTTTGTCCCTATTAGCCATAGCAGGCTCTTTAACTTCCTTAGGAGTTATAGCCTTACCAGGTAAGGCTGCTACATTCCTTTATTTTAAAAGCAACCCTGGGAGTTTCATTGGAGGAGGACTCACTAAAACTCTGACTTCTACAGATGGTACATTTAGTGCATCTCGCATCTATAATAGTCCGCCGTTCTTTGACTCTAAGAATGGCGTAGAAATCTTGTTTTCTGCATTCGATCAGCCCGAGGCAGGTGAAAATTCAATATTTAATTATGGACGATTAATCTTTACAGCTCCTGAGAATGCAGTTTTAACACCTGGTACTTATCAAAATGCTACTCGTTGGCCTTTTCAGCCTACCCAACAGCCCGGTCTGAATGTTTCCCTTGGGAACCGAGGGTGCAATCAACTTATGGGAAATTTTGTAGTCAAAGAAGCTATTTACGGAACAGACGGACAGCCAGAGCGCTTTTCTGCTGACTTTGAACAGAGTTGTGAAGGCTCAATACTTTCCGGGCAAATTAGATTTAATTCATCAGATGAAACACCAAATGCTTCAGTACCGGAGCCGACAATGTTGCTTGGTCTTTTAGCAATAGGTGGGATGCTTGTAAGTCATCGAAAACGATTTAACGAGACTTAA
- a CDS encoding potassium channel family protein has translation MKPRIIVCGLGCTGYKIFCLLRQQGADVVGISDRPLIHEGADIIFGDLREPSTLLAAGIREAQTLVLAGADDALNLAILVQSRVLNPRIRIINRLFNASLGDRLDQTVGDHVTMSVSTLAAPVFAFAALGKQAIGQLQLFHQTWPIHEEYIDENHPWLGRHLSHLWENRSRMLIYYLPVNGRTDLISAMSYGQTLQVGDRLIVASQPRVRIARNSVIQKVTKFFNSLQQFHLHTRSTLAVLLSLFVTILIATLTYICVNSNTSAIDALYFSVGMITGAGGNEKVAEHAPESIKLFTAVMMLVGAGIIGICYALLNDFVLGTRFTQVWDATRIPQRSHYIICGLGGVGLRIADQLRMSGHEVVVIERDPNCRFINTARALKIPVILGDASVTTTLTAGNIDHAEALIAVTSDDTANLEIALTAKSLVGKLPVVVRNQDPQFARMVEQVFEFEAVLSPTELAAPSFAAAALGGRIFGNGMTGDSLWVALATLITPSHPFCGHRVREVAMSADFVPLYIETNCQSTHGWDLLNSYLSAGDVLYLTMPATKLDQLWRTQASNAEADFEPDISVATKSDRLNSPIRESGLRSTFSS, from the coding sequence ATGAAACCCCGTATCATTGTCTGTGGTCTTGGTTGCACCGGCTATAAAATTTTCTGTTTGTTGAGACAACAAGGCGCGGATGTTGTTGGCATCAGTGATCGCCCGTTGATTCATGAAGGTGCTGATATCATTTTTGGAGATTTGCGTGAACCTTCTACCTTGCTAGCCGCCGGCATTCGGGAAGCACAAACGTTGGTGCTTGCCGGCGCTGACGATGCCTTAAATTTAGCCATTCTCGTGCAGTCGCGGGTGCTCAATCCCCGGATTCGGATTATCAACCGGCTGTTCAATGCCAGTTTGGGTGATCGTCTTGATCAAACCGTCGGTGATCACGTCACCATGAGCGTTTCTACCCTAGCCGCCCCTGTTTTCGCATTTGCAGCACTGGGAAAACAAGCCATTGGCCAACTACAATTATTTCACCAAACATGGCCCATTCATGAAGAATATATCGATGAAAATCACCCTTGGCTAGGCCGGCATCTTAGTCATTTGTGGGAAAATCGCTCGCGGATGCTGATTTACTATCTGCCGGTGAATGGACGGACAGATTTAATTTCTGCGATGAGTTACGGACAAACCTTGCAGGTGGGAGATCGTCTGATTGTTGCCTCTCAACCGCGTGTGCGAATTGCACGCAACTCAGTGATTCAAAAAGTCACTAAATTTTTCAACAGTTTGCAACAGTTTCATCTGCACACACGCTCAACTTTGGCGGTTCTCCTCAGCCTATTTGTCACAATTTTAATTGCAACGCTTACCTATATTTGTGTTAATTCCAATACCTCGGCAATCGATGCCCTTTATTTTTCTGTCGGGATGATCACAGGTGCCGGTGGCAATGAAAAAGTTGCAGAACACGCACCAGAAAGCATCAAATTATTTACGGCTGTGATGATGTTAGTTGGTGCCGGTATTATTGGAATTTGCTACGCCCTCCTCAATGATTTCGTATTAGGAACTCGGTTCACACAAGTTTGGGATGCTACCCGAATTCCCCAGCGAAGTCATTACATTATTTGTGGTTTGGGTGGCGTTGGATTGCGAATTGCCGATCAACTTAGAATGAGTGGTCATGAAGTAGTTGTGATTGAGCGCGATCCCAACTGCCGGTTTATAAATACTGCCCGCGCCCTTAAAATTCCCGTTATTCTAGGGGATGCTAGTGTAACGACTACACTAACAGCCGGCAATATTGATCACGCGGAAGCACTGATCGCGGTGACAAGCGACGATACAGCGAATTTAGAGATTGCACTCACTGCCAAAAGTTTAGTCGGCAAATTGCCGGTGGTGGTGCGAAATCAAGACCCTCAATTCGCTCGAATGGTGGAACAAGTTTTTGAGTTTGAGGCAGTATTAAGTCCGACAGAATTAGCTGCACCCTCCTTCGCTGCCGCTGCTTTAGGTGGAAGAATTTTCGGCAATGGAATGACGGGCGACAGTCTTTGGGTGGCTTTAGCGACACTGATTACACCCAGTCATCCCTTCTGCGGACATCGTGTTCGAGAAGTTGCCATGAGTGCTGACTTTGTGCCGTTGTATATTGAAACCAATTGCCAAAGTACCCACGGGTGGGATTTACTCAACTCATACCTCAGCGCCGGTGATGTTTTATATCTCACCATGCCGGCAACCAAACTCGATCAGTTATGGCGCACTCAAGCATCCAATGCAGAAGCCGATTTTGAACCTGATATTTCTGTTGCAACCAAAAGCGATCGGCTCAACTCGCCGATACGCGAATCAGGGCTAAGAAGCACTTTTTCCTCTTGA
- a CDS encoding GAF domain-containing protein, giving the protein MAEKLFVGGGELGALLRLHDWSQTPLGAVETWSDDLKTAVQILLTELDQTKSPGETQPDAQERQDNSAVLQAANQLNAFRVKLAEALPPLTDALEIQAIAARILGETLGASRVIYIEVVPAGEEVIVHCNYTCGVGQLSGRYRLEDYSRNLTADHQVEHTQVVTDIPNNPKYTDAEKTRYREIDIAAHIDVPLIKNNQFVALLAAQQSTPRQWTETEVKLVEETAEQTWAAVERAYAEAALRESEAKYRTLFESIDEGFCIVELLFDEYDTPVDYRFLEINSVFEQLTGLQQAVGKTARQLVPDLENFWIETYGRVALTGESVRFENRSVPINRWFDVYACRTGQPEDRKVAIVFKDISDRKRIEDDRKQAEAALRSSEEQLRLFVTASSGIVYKMSADWSELRHLNGKDFLASTENPSGTWVEQYIPSEDRPQLRAAILAAIHNKSTFELEHRVIQLDGTIGWAFSRAIPLLNAQQEIIEWLGAASDITQRKQAELNADFLATVTQNLIEANGVDEILQIVGEQLNRYLKTSRCAFVEINEQADEATIQQDWHQENVSSLVGVYRLPDFLTEEFFQLAKTGNPIVVRDISKDARVANQQPFATFKIGSFINVPLIENGEWKFTLGIYHQEPYHWRSDEIELMRDLANRIWTMLERARAEAALQKSEQRFRLMADAVPQIVWITDTEGRVEFFNKQWSNYTGASYEPTTAAEVAASFVHPEDGDRTIEAFNAARRSGGIFSVEHRIRSAAGTYRWFLVRAEPYRDPQTGEIIRWFGASIDIHDRKQAEAMITTDLENTQLLRDLSTQLLIEDNIQVLYDKIMAAAITLTRADAGTVQILDKATQELVLLASQGFEQTITDHFDRVNASSNTSCGLALLRGTRAFIDFDMPECDDPCGALRIHINAGYRSAQSTPLISRSGRPLGMVSTHWRKHHRPAERELRFLDLLARQAADLLEQRQTEAERQQVLEREQAAREEAERANRIKDEFLAVLSHELRSPLNPILGWTQLLQTGKLDEARKAEALKTIERNAKLQTQLIEDLLDISRIMQGKLSLTATPVSLTFVISAAIETVRLAAEAKHIRLQLDLDYTVAPISGDAARLQQVLWNLLSNAVKFTPAGGQVTVELRQLNQLAQIRVIDTGKGINPQFLPYMFEYFRQEDGSTTRRFGGLGLGLAIARQIVEMHGGTVRAESQGEGQGATFIVQLPAIKQTALIVSEPIQTKTDAGLPLEGIQILLVDDEPDTREFQAFLLEQNGAKVTAVASGLEALQALEQSIPDVLVSDIGMAQMDGYMLLQQIRSRPLQQGGMIPAIALTAYAAEIDRQLALQVGFQAHITKPVESDVLLKAISISLGRI; this is encoded by the coding sequence ATGGCTGAGAAGTTATTTGTTGGGGGCGGCGAGTTGGGGGCGTTGCTGCGATTGCACGATTGGTCGCAAACGCCATTGGGTGCTGTCGAAACCTGGTCAGACGACCTGAAAACGGCAGTGCAGATTTTACTAACTGAACTTGATCAAACCAAATCCCCCGGAGAGACGCAGCCAGACGCCCAAGAGCGACAGGATAACTCTGCTGTCCTACAGGCGGCAAATCAGCTCAATGCGTTCCGAGTCAAACTGGCAGAAGCCCTCCCCCCGCTCACCGATGCTTTAGAGATACAAGCGATCGCCGCTCGCATTTTGGGTGAAACTTTAGGGGCAAGTCGTGTCATATACATCGAAGTGGTGCCGGCTGGTGAGGAGGTCATTGTTCATTGCAACTACACCTGTGGTGTAGGCCAGTTGAGCGGACGATACCGCTTAGAGGACTACTCACGCAACCTAACTGCTGACCATCAGGTTGAGCACACCCAAGTTGTAACCGATATTCCCAATAATCCGAAATATACGGATGCTGAGAAGACGAGATACCGTGAGATTGATATTGCTGCACACATTGATGTGCCGCTGATCAAAAACAATCAATTCGTTGCCCTGCTTGCCGCTCAACAATCCACGCCGCGTCAGTGGACGGAAACCGAGGTCAAACTGGTTGAAGAAACCGCAGAACAGACGTGGGCAGCCGTTGAACGTGCCTATGCTGAAGCCGCTCTGCGCGAGTCGGAAGCAAAATATCGCACCTTGTTTGAGTCAATCGACGAAGGGTTTTGCATCGTCGAGCTGTTGTTTGATGAGTACGACACGCCAGTTGATTACCGCTTCTTAGAAATTAATTCAGTGTTTGAGCAACTAACCGGATTGCAACAAGCCGTCGGGAAAACAGCACGTCAGTTAGTGCCAGATCTAGAAAACTTTTGGATTGAAACCTACGGCAGAGTTGCCTTAACGGGTGAATCCGTTCGCTTCGAGAATCGTTCTGTGCCGATTAACCGATGGTTTGATGTCTATGCCTGCCGCACCGGACAACCGGAAGACCGAAAAGTAGCGATCGTATTTAAGGATATTAGCGATCGCAAGCGCATCGAAGACGACCGCAAGCAGGCGGAAGCAGCCTTGCGCTCTTCAGAAGAGCAACTGCGCTTATTTGTCACTGCCAGTTCAGGCATCGTGTATAAAATGAGCGCAGATTGGAGCGAGTTGCGTCACCTAAATGGTAAGGATTTTCTTGCCAGCACTGAGAACCCAAGCGGGACATGGGTCGAACAGTATATTCCGAGCGAGGATCGACCGCAGTTGAGGGCTGCAATCCTTGCTGCTATTCATAACAAAAGTACGTTTGAGTTAGAACACCGAGTCATTCAGCTAGATGGGACGATTGGCTGGGCGTTTTCGCGGGCGATCCCACTGTTGAATGCACAGCAGGAAATCATTGAATGGCTGGGGGCAGCGAGCGATATCACCCAACGCAAACAGGCAGAGCTAAACGCCGACTTTCTTGCCACGGTGACTCAGAATCTGATCGAAGCAAATGGTGTAGACGAAATTCTTCAGATAGTTGGCGAACAGTTGAATCGTTATCTTAAAACGTCTAGATGTGCCTTCGTCGAAATCAATGAGCAAGCCGACGAAGCGACAATCCAACAAGATTGGCACCAGGAAAATGTGTCGAGTTTAGTGGGTGTTTATCGGCTGCCAGACTTTTTGACAGAGGAGTTTTTCCAGCTCGCCAAAACTGGAAACCCCATTGTGGTTCGGGATATTTCCAAGGATGCACGCGTTGCTAACCAACAGCCATTCGCAACCTTCAAAATTGGTTCGTTTATTAACGTGCCTTTGATCGAAAACGGCGAATGGAAATTTACGCTGGGCATTTATCATCAGGAACCCTACCACTGGCGCAGTGATGAGATTGAGTTGATGCGCGACCTGGCAAACCGGATCTGGACAATGCTGGAACGTGCTCGTGCCGAAGCTGCTTTGCAAAAGAGTGAGCAACGGTTTCGGCTGATGGCGGATGCTGTGCCACAAATTGTTTGGATTACGGATACGGAGGGGCGAGTTGAGTTCTTCAACAAACAATGGAGCAATTATACGGGCGCTTCTTATGAACCAACCACAGCAGCAGAAGTGGCCGCTAGTTTCGTTCACCCAGAGGATGGCGATCGCACAATAGAAGCGTTTAATGCGGCGCGACGCAGCGGCGGTATTTTCTCGGTCGAACACCGGATTCGCTCTGCGGCAGGAACCTATCGCTGGTTTCTGGTGCGTGCCGAGCCTTACCGAGATCCCCAAACAGGTGAGATTATTCGCTGGTTTGGTGCATCCATCGATATCCACGATCGCAAACAAGCTGAAGCCATGATTACCACCGATCTGGAAAATACCCAGCTGTTGCGCGACTTGAGCACACAACTGCTCATTGAAGACAACATTCAGGTGCTTTACGACAAAATTATGGCGGCTGCAATCACTCTGACACGAGCTGATGCCGGCACCGTTCAGATCTTAGACAAAGCGACGCAAGAGCTAGTTTTGCTTGCATCCCAAGGCTTTGAGCAAACGATAACCGACCATTTTGATCGAGTGAATGCAAGTTCAAACACCTCCTGTGGCCTTGCCTTGCTCAGGGGGACTCGCGCCTTCATTGATTTTGATATGCCAGAGTGCGACGACCCCTGTGGTGCTTTACGAATTCATATCAATGCTGGCTATCGCTCAGCCCAGTCCACCCCGCTAATCTCCCGTTCAGGCAGGCCGCTCGGCATGGTTTCAACCCACTGGCGCAAGCACCACCGACCGGCTGAGCGAGAACTCCGTTTTCTGGATCTGTTGGCGCGTCAAGCTGCCGATCTGCTTGAACAGCGACAGACAGAAGCGGAACGCCAACAAGTTTTAGAACGCGAACAGGCAGCACGAGAAGAAGCAGAACGAGCCAACCGCATCAAAGATGAATTTTTGGCGGTGCTGTCCCATGAATTGCGATCGCCCCTGAACCCGATCTTAGGGTGGACGCAGCTACTACAAACCGGCAAACTCGATGAAGCCCGCAAAGCCGAAGCCTTAAAAACGATCGAACGAAATGCCAAACTCCAAACACAGCTAATTGAAGACTTACTTGACATCTCCCGCATTATGCAAGGCAAGCTGTCGCTAACAGCGACTCCCGTTAGTTTGACGTTCGTCATTTCTGCGGCGATTGAAACCGTGCGTTTGGCAGCAGAGGCGAAACACATTAGACTACAGCTCGATCTTGACTATACAGTTGCGCCGATTTCTGGTGATGCTGCCCGTTTACAGCAGGTCCTCTGGAACTTGCTGAGTAATGCGGTCAAGTTCACCCCTGCTGGTGGACAAGTAACGGTTGAACTGAGGCAACTGAATCAACTGGCTCAAATTCGAGTCATTGATACGGGTAAAGGGATTAATCCGCAATTCTTGCCTTATATGTTTGAGTATTTTCGACAGGAGGATGGTTCAACCACCCGCCGGTTTGGAGGATTGGGATTGGGCCTGGCGATCGCGCGGCAAATTGTGGAAATGCACGGGGGAACCGTGCGGGCAGAGAGCCAGGGTGAAGGGCAAGGCGCAACTTTCATTGTGCAATTGCCGGCGATAAAACAGACAGCATTGATCGTATCTGAACCTATCCAGACCAAAACAGATGCAGGACTACCGCTAGAGGGCATTCAAATTTTACTGGTAGACGATGAGCCAGATACCCGTGAGTTTCAAGCGTTTCTGTTAGAACAAAACGGGGCAAAGGTGACAGCCGTTGCTTCTGGCTTAGAAGCATTGCAAGCATTGGAACAATCGATTCCCGATGTACTGGTGAGTGACATTGGAATGGCTCAGATGGACGGCTATATGCTGCTCCAGCAAATTCGGTCGCGACCACTCCAGCAGGGTGGAATGATTCCAGCTATTGCGTTGACTGCCTATGCCGCAGAAATTGATCGACAGCTGGCACTTCAGGTCGGATTTCAAGCTCACATTACAAAGCCTGTAGAGTCAGATGTGTTGCTGAAGGCAATCTCAATCTCGCTAGGACGTATCTAA
- a CDS encoding helix-turn-helix domain-containing protein, with the protein MAFHQQYVGIEQPAIGQLIRELRQTLKLTQEKFAVHLGVSFPTINRCEGYPTPSPLAQKQIEMLLNQLLDSSDATVRECCQSMRRKYFV; encoded by the coding sequence ATGGCGTTTCATCAGCAATACGTCGGTATTGAACAGCCAGCCATCGGTCAATTGATTCGTGAACTCCGGCAAACCCTGAAGCTGACCCAAGAGAAGTTTGCGGTTCACCTTGGGGTATCCTTCCCAACGATTAATCGCTGCGAAGGATACCCCACTCCCTCTCCTTTAGCTCAAAAGCAAATTGAGATGCTTTTGAATCAGCTATTGGACTCAAGTGATGCCACGGTACGAGAATGCTGCCAGTCCATGCGAAGGAAGTATTTTGTATAA